The genomic interval ACCGGGGACCGCTCGGAGCGCACCGCGTGGGCCGTGGCCGGAGCGGGATGGGGGCGCGGGCGGCCGTTCGCGGCCGGTGGGCGCCCGGCCTGGCCGCGCGCCGGGCCCTGCGCCGCCGGCTCCTCCGCGGGCGGCTGTACGGCGGGCTGTGCGGCCGGCTGCACGGCCGGCACGGGCGCCGGGGCGTCGTCGGCGGGCACCGGGGCCGCGGGACGGCTGCCGGGGGCGCCGAGCCGGGCACGGGCGGCGAAGATCCAGTCCTCGGCGCGGGTGATCAGCGGCTCCACCCAGGGCAGGCCGAGCAGGATCAGCAGGCCCGCGGCCCAGCCGAGGAGCACATCGCTCAGCCAGTGCGTACCGAGGTAGACCGTCGTCAGGCCGACGCCGAGCGAGACGATCGCGGACATGGCCGACAGATAGCGCCTGGCCCTCGGGGTGGCGGCCAGGTAGGCGAGGATTCCCCAGGTCACGACGGCGTTGGCGGTGTGGCCGGAGGGAAATATATCGCCGCCGGCGAAGAGCTCGGCCGATCCGATCCTGGTCGCGTAGTGCGGGCCGAGCCGGCCGAGGCCGATCTTGACCGCGCCCACCGTCAGGTTGAGCAGCAGCAGCGAGGCGCCGAGCGTCAGCAGCGGACGCAGGGTGTGCTGCCGCCAGGAGCGCCAGCCGAGCCAGCAGGCGACCATGACCGCGGTGGGCCCGCGCTGGCCGAGGACCACGTAGTAGTCGAGGGCGGCGTGGATTTCGGGCCACTGCTGGTAGGGCCGGAAGAGCATGACCTTCCAGTCCAGGGCCACCAGCCAGGACGACATGAGCACGGCAACGACGATGGCCAGATAGAACGCCAACGTCCCGCCGAAGAGAGCGATGCGGTGACGGCTCATCCGCGGTGTCTCTATCTTCGGCGGTTCCGGCTCCCGGTCCAGCCGGGCGAAGATGTCGGTACGCACCCAATCGACGTTACAGCGAGTGAGTGGGCGCGCCTGTCGATCCGGGCGCTTTGTGATGACGATGTGATGTGGAGTATGTCTCAGCCACCGGGGTTTTTCAGGGTGCCTGAATAACTCCCCTATTCTTTTCGACCCGTTATGCGATACCTGTTCGACAAGTAATTCGCTGGCGCCTGCGAAGAATTCCGGGGAGCTCGAAGTGTGTTTGTCCACGGTGCGGCGGAGCGGAACGGAGGGTGGCAGTCCGGTTACCGTACGGCTTCGGGCGGGCCCTCGGACGGTGGTGCCGGGCGGCGTGCGCAGTGGCGTACGCCACACTCCGCCGGGCCGGACGGTATGAGATGGGCCACGCGTGGCCCAGCCGAACTCGCGTACGCTGACGGATCACTCGCCCGTCGATGCCGGGCCCGGACCACCGAGTCCCGTGGGCCCGCCGAGAGCGAGGGACCATCTGGGAGGTAGATGCATGACCGGGACGCCCACCGCCCGAATCCGCCTGCGCGCAGCCGCCGACGGTGCCAATCGCTGGGTCGTCCTCGTCGTCCTCTGCCTCAGCCTGCTGCTCGTCGCGCTCGACGCGACCGTGCTGCACGTGGCCGTCCCCGCCGTCACCGAGGACCTGCGGCCCAGCGCCGCCGGACTGCTGTGGATCGTGGACGCCTACCCGCTCGTCTGCGCCTCGCTGCTGATCCTCTTCGGCACCCTCGGCGACCGGGTCGGACGCCGGCGCGTCCTGCTGCTCGGTTACGCCCTCTTCGGCGCCGCCTCGGCCGTCGCCGCCCTGGCCGACAGCGCGGGCGTGCTCATCGCGGCGCGGGCCCTGCTCGGCGTCGGCGGGGCGATGATCATGCCCGCCACCCTCTCGATCCTGCGCCAGGTCTTCCCCGACCGGCGCGAACGGGCCGTGGCGATCGGCGTCTGGTCCGCCGTGGCCGCCGTCGGCGCCGCCACCGGACCCGTCATCGGCGGTTTCCTCGTCGAGCACTTCTGGTGGGGCTCGGTCTTCCTGATCAACATCCCGCTGATGGCCCTGATCCTCCCGGTCGGCCGGCTGCTGCTCCCTGAGTCCCGGGGCAACGACGACGGACCCTGGGACGTGCTCGGCGCGCTGATGGCCGCCGCCGGGGTGCTCGGCGTGGTCCTCGGCGTGAAGCGGGCCGGCACCGGCGAGGGCCTGGCCGGCCCGGCGACCCTGGTGCCGCTGCTGCTCGGGGCCGTCCTGCTCACCGCCTTCGTGCGCCGCCAGAAACGGCGCGCCCACCCGCTGATCGACATCGGCATGTTCACCCGGCCCGCCTTCTCGACCGCCGTCGGCTGCATCGTCCTGGCCATGCTCGCCCTGGTCGGCCTGGAGCTCGTCGCCGTCCAGTACCTCCAGCTCGTCCTGGGCCTCAGCCCCCTGGAGACCGGCCTCAGGCTGCTGCCGCTCACCTTCGCCGCGATGGCCGCGGGCGCCACCGGCTCCCACACGCTGCGCCGGTTCGGGCCGCGCCGGATGGTCGGCTGGGGCTTCGTCCTGACGGCCGCCTCGGTGCTGACGCTGACCGTGATGGGCCGCGACGACCGGCCCGTCCTGCTGGCCGCCGCCTTCGTGGCCCTCGGTTTCGGCCTCCAGTCCACGCTGTTCGGTGCGTACGAATCGATGCTCAGCGAGGCCCCCGCCGACCGGGCGGGCGGGGCGGCGGCGATCGGGGAGACCTCCTACCAGCTGGGCGCCGGCATGGGGATAGCGCTCCTCGGCAGCGTGATGAACGCCGCCTATACGCCCGGCCTCGCGGGGCTGCACGCCGACGGCGTCCCCGCGTCCGCAGCAGCCGGAGCCGCCCGCTCGCTCGGCGAGGCGTACCAGCAGGCCGCGCACCTGGGCGGACCGCTCGGCGCCGTCCTGCGCACCACGGCCCGGGACGCCTTCATCGCCGGGCTGCATGTGACGCTGCTGGTCAGCGCGGGGCTCCTGCTGCTCGGGGCGCTCGCCGCGCTGCGGCTGCCCCGGGCGATGGAGTGCGCCCCGAAGCTCTGCGAACCCCGGGACCCGGCGGAGCGCCCGGCCGACGCGCCGCCGCGCGAGGCCGTGGACCGGCCGGCCGCGCAGCCCCGGGTGCCCGCGCGCCGTCGGCCGGGCGGGGCGGGCTCCGGACACCCTGGACGTCCGGCACACCGGGTCGTAACGTCGGCACGGCACCGTAACTAACGCTGCTAGTTTTCGAGCACACCCGCCGGAGGCACACCCTCATGTCCACCGCCCCCACCTCGAAGCTCCCGCCCTTCGACCCCCGCGACCCGATCGGCGTCGACGATCTGCTGGGCCCCGAGGACCTCGCGATCCGCGACACCGTCCGGACCTGGGCCGCCGACCGCGTCCTGCCCCACATCGCCGAGTGGTACGAGAACGGCGAGCTGCCCGGCATCCGCGAGCTGGCCCGTGAGCTGGGTGCCCTCGGCGCGCTCGGCATGTCGCTCCAGGGCTACGGCTGCGCCGGCGCGACGGCCGTCCAGTACGGGCTGGCCTGCCTGGAGCTGGAGGCGGCCGACTCCGGCATCCGCTCGCTCGTCTCCGTACAGGGCTCACTCGCCATGTACGCGATCCACCGCTACGGCTCCGAGGAGCAGAAGCAGCGGTGGCTGCCGGGCATGGCGGCGGGCGAGACCATCGGCTGCTTCGGCCTCACCGAGCCCGACCACGGATCGGACCCGGCCGCCATGCGCACGTACGCCAAGCGCGACGGCGAGGACTGGGTGCTCAGCGGCCGCAAGATGTGGATCACCAACGGCTCGGTCGCCGGGGTCGCGGTCGTCTGGGCGCAGACCGACGAGGGCCCGGCCGGTACCGGCATCCGGGGCTTCGTCGTCCCGACCGACGCGCCGGGCTTCTCCGCGCCCGAGATCCGGCACAAATGGTCGCTGCGCGCCTCGGTCACCAGCGAACTGGTCCTGGACGAGGTGCGGCTGCCCGCCGACGCCGTCCTGCCCGGGGTCACCGGGCTGCGCGGACCGCTCAGCTGTCTCAGCCACGCCCGCTACGGCATCGTCTGGGGCGCCATGGGCGCGGCCCGGTCCAGCTTCGAGGCGGCCGTCGACTACGCGCGCACCCGGGAGCAGTTCGGGAAGCCGATCGGCGGCTTCCAGCTCACCCAGGCCAAGCTGGCCGACATGGCCGTCGAGCTGCACAAGGGCATCCTGCTCGCCCACCACCTCGGGCAGCGGATGGACGCCGGGCGGCTGCGCCCGGAGCAGGTCAGTTTCGGGAAGCTGAACAACGTGCGGGAGGCCATCGAGATCTGCCGCACCTCGCGCACGATCCTCGGCGCCAACGGGATCTCGCTGGAGTACCCGGTGATGCGGCACGCGACCAATCTGGAGTCGGTCCTCACCTACGAGGGGACCGTGGAGATGCACCAGCTGGTCCTGGGGAAGGCGCTCACCGGCCTGGACGCGTTCCGATGAGCGCCCGGAGGGCGGTCAGCTCTGGTTGAAGAAGCCGTCGGCCGGCCGGCCGACGGCTTCGCCGTTCATCACCTGGGTGTCGGCGGGGGTCAGCAGGAAGACGCGGGTGGCGACGCGGTCGATCGACCCGCGCAGTCCGAAGATCAGGCCCGCGGCGAAGTCCACCACGCGCTTGGCGTCGGCGGAGTCCATGGACGTGAGGTTCATGATCACCGGGACGCCGTCCCGGAACAGCTCGCCGATGGCGCGGGCGTCCCGGAAGCTGTCCGGGGTCACGGTGGCGATCCGGCGGCCCGTCTCCTCGGCGGTCTCGGAGGCCACCCGCACCCGGGGATCGGTCACCCACGCCTGACCGGTACCGGTCCGTGCACCCTCGGCGTACTCGTCGTCGTCGTAGTACCGCTCGTCGTTGTCCTCTACGAGGCCCAGCCAGGCACTCGCCTTGCGCACCGATCCCATGGACGCCTCCTCTCACCGCGGTTCCTTGGTGTTCCGCATCTCTTTCGTATCCCTATGGTCGTCCATGATGCGGATCGTGCGCCAAGGGGATAGGCGGCGCGCAGGGCATTCGTGACGGTACTGGTGCAGAGGATGTGGCGATTCGTCAGGCTTCGTACGGGTAAGGGGGCCTGAAGAAAGAAAATATGAAGTCCGGGCCGTACGGGTGACATGGGGGACGTACGGGTGAACGGGCCGCTCGGTACGATGCCGTCGCATCCGCGCCCGAGCGCGGCACACACGCGAACGAAAACCGGGGGACGGCCGTGTTCGGAATAGTCAGGCCCTGTACGCATCGCCTCTCCGAGAGGCTCAAGACCGAGTGGATGGCCCATCTCTGCGGGCTCTGCCTCGCGCTCCGCTCCGACCACGGGCAGTTCGCCCGGGTCGTGACCAATTACGACGGCCTGATCGTCTCGGTCCTGACGGAGGCTCAGGCCGAGCGCACCCCCGCCCAGCGCCGCACCGCCGGGCCGTGCCCCCTGCGCTCCATGCGCACCGCGCCCGTCGCGCGCGGCGAGGGCGCCCGGCTGGCCGCCGCCGTCTCGCTGGTGCTCGCCTCGGCGAAGGTGCGGGACCACGTCGCCGACCGGGACGGCCTGTTGGCGCGCCGCCCGGTCGCCGCGGCGGCCCGCAAGGTCGCGGCGAGCTGGGACCGGGCCGGGGCCCGCACCGGCGCCCGGCTCGGCTTCGACACCGCGGTCCTGGTCGACGCCGTCGACCGGCAGACCGGCATCGAACTCCTCGCCGGACCCGGCACCCCGCTGCTGACGGTCACCGAGCCCACCGAGACCGCCACCGCCGCGGCCTTCGCGCACACCGCGATCCTCGCGGGCCGGCCGGAGAACGCCGAACCGCTCGCCGAGGCAGGACGCCTCTTCGGACGCCTCGCGCACCTGCTGGACGCCGTGGAGGACCAGGAGGCCGACGCCGCCTCGGGCGCCTGGAACCCGCTCACCGCGACCGGCACCTCGCGCGCCGAGGCCCGGCGGCTGGCCGACGACGCGCTGAAGGGCGTACGGCTGGCGCTGGCGGACGCGGAGTTCACCGACGGCCGGCTCGCCCATGTGCTGCTGACCCACGAACTGCGGCGCTCGGTGGACCGGGCCTTCGCCACGGACGTCTGCTCCCACCGGTCCGGCGGGCCGCTGACCGTATCCGGCGCACCGTCAGGAACGGTGCCCACGGGCTCCTTCGGGCCGCCGCCGGGCAATCCGTACGCGCCCACGGGGCCGGGCGGGCCCTCCGGGCCCCGGCCGCCCGAGCCGCCGCGCGACCGGCGCGGGCTCGTCATGGGCTGCCTGGTGTGGGCCGGGCTCGCCTGCACCTGCCAGATGTGCTGCGGCACCTTCGAGGACCCCTGGTCGCGTCAGCGGCGGGAGGGGCTGTGCAGCCAGTGCGACTGCGGGGACTGCTGTGACGGTTGCGACGCGTGCAGCAACTGCTGCGACTGTTGCAGCTGCTGCGACGGCTGTGACTGCGGGTGCGACTGCTGAGGCGGTGTCACCTGTACGCGCTCACGCGTACGTCCCGCTCCGCGGCAGGGCGGAGCGGGACGGAGCGAGGGGAGGGTGTGCTGCCGAACCGGACGTGCGAGGGCGCGCCTGGACAAGGGTGGGGCGGGCGCGGAGAGCAGGGCGTCGGCTCAACAGGAACAGGACCACACGCGACCGAAGTCGATGTGGGAGCGCTTGACCAGCCACTGCTGCGATTGCATGGCCCCAGTGGAACAGTCGTCCGATGTCCCGTCAACTGCCTTGAGACGTACAGCTCACAGTGTGGACAGGCTTGACAGCCCGCCCCCGGCACCGCTTGTCTCGGGGGAGGACCGGGCTGAGGGGCCCCGTCCGCCGTGCTTCACGCTGCTGCGATTCCGCGTTTTCGCGCCGAGGGCGCGCCCCGTGTTCGATCACCGTATCCACGGAGCCTCCGCATGCCCCCGCGCACATCCGCACCCCGTCCCGCCCTCCGGCCCCTCCACCTGGCCGCCGAGATCGGCGGCCCGCCCCGGTACGACGCCGCCCACCACACCGGCCTCGCCCGGCTCGCGGAGGGCGGCGCGCTCGACTTCGTCACCCTCGGCGACTCCTTCGCCAGACCGGGGCCCGACGCGCTCGCCGTCCTCGCCCGGGTGGCCCCCGCCACCCGCCGCATCGGCCTCGTGCCGACGGTCACCGCCACCCACACCGAGCCCTCCCGCCTCTCGTCCGCCGTGGCCACCCTGGACTGGGTCAGCCGGGGCCGGGCGGGCTGGCGGGTCGGCGTGTCCGCGACGGAGGCCGAGGCCCGGCTCTTCGGCCGCCGCCCCGCCGCGTCCGCCGAGGACCTGTGGGACGGGGCCGGGGAGTGTGCCGAGGTCTGCGCCCGGAGCTGGGACCACTGGGAACCGCCCCAGGGCCACCCCGTCGTCGTCATCGACGGCACGCCGGAACCGGCCAGGGCCGCCGCCGCCCGCCACGCCGACGTCGTCCTCGTACGGGCCGCCACCCCCGAGCGGACCGCCGCGATCCGCGACGACGTGCGCCGCCGCGCAGCCGCGCACGGCCGGGACCCCGACGCGCTGCTGGTGTTCGCCGCGCTCACCGTCGACCTCGGCGACGCCGAGACGGCACCGGAACCGGGGCTGGCCGACGAGCCGCCACCGGCCGACCGGGGGACCTACTACCGGGGCGGCCCGGTCGACCTGGCCGCGCTGATCACCCGGTGGTACCGGGCCGGCGCGGTCGACGGCTTCCACCTCACCCCGATCACCCCCGGGCGCGACCTCGAACGGATCGTCAACGGCACGGTGGCCCTGCTCCAGCACCGCAGCCTGTTCCGGACGTTCTACCCGGGCGGCACCCTGCGCGAGCACCTGGGCCTGGCCCGGCCCGCCCGCCGGTACGCACGGGCCGGAGCGGGCGTATGACGGCCGCGCCGCCCCGGCGGATGCACCTCGCCGCGTACGTCCCCGGCGCCGGCGAGCGGGCCGGGTTCGCCTGGTACGAACGGCTCGCGCGGACGGCGGAGCGGGGGCTGTTCGACTTCCTCCTCGTCGCGGAGGGGGACGCCCACGGCCCCGACGCGCTCACCGTGCTGGCCGCCCTCGCCGCCGGCACCGACCGGCTCGGCCTCGCCGCGAGCACCGCCTCCGGGGAGCCCTGCGAACCGGCCCGCCGCCTCGCCACCCTCGACCACCTCAGCGCCGGCCGGGCCGCCTGGCACGCGCACCCCCCGGCCGGCGGGCACCCGCGCGCCGCCGAGTTCGCCGCCGCCGCCCGTGCGCTCTGGGACTCCTGGACGCCCGACGGCAGCCCGCGCCCCGTCTCCCATCGCGGGCGGTACTTCGCGGTGGAGGGGGAGTTCACCGTGGAGCGCTGTCCGCAGGGGCATCCCGTCACCGTCCTGGCGGGCGACTCCCCGGAGGACCGGGAACTCGCCGCGTCCACCGCCGACGTCGTCCTCGTCCCGCACACCACGTTCGACGAGGCCCGCGCCCGCTACGCGGAGGTGAAGGGGCGGCTCGCGGCCCACGGCCGGGCGCACGACGAGCTGAAGGTCCTGCTCCGCGTCGCCCTCGTACTCGGCGACAACGACGACAACGACATCAACGACGCGCGGGAACCGTTCACCGGCGGCCCGGACGCCCTCGCCGCGCTGCTCACCGAGTACGTGGCCGAGGACGCCGCCGACGGCTTCGTCCTCGTCGCGCACGGCCCCGGCGGCCTCGACGACTTCGTGGACCGGGTCGTTCCGCTCCTCCAGGACCGGGGGGCGTTCCGCCGTACGTACAACGGCTCGACGCTGCGGTCGCATCTCGGGATCGCCGCACCGGTATGGAAGGGTTGACCACCATGAGCACGCACGCACAGCAGCAGGCAGCGCGGGAGTGGGAGCGCTGGCACGAGGAGCGGACCGCCACGGTCTCGGCGCCGTACGGTCCGCTCTCCCTCACCGGGACCCACTGGCTCGCGGACTACCCGGAGGGGCGAATTCCGGCCGTCCCGGGCCGGTGGCGCGAGGAGGGCGGCGCCCTGGTGCTCGACGCGGCCCCGGAGGACGGGCTGACCGTCGACGGGAAGCCCTTCGCGGGGGAGGTCCGGCTCGGTGCCGACCGGGGGCCGGTCGACGCGTCCCGGGCCGCGCACGAGGGACGAAGGCTCGTCGTGCTCAGCCGCGAGGGCCTGTGGGCGGTCCGGGTCTTCGACCCCGAATCGCCCGCGCGGCGCGCCTTCCGGGCGATCGAGGCGACCCCGTACGAGCCGCGCTGGGCGGTGCCGGGCACCTTCCGGCCGTACCCGGACGCGCGCACCGTCCGGGTCGAGAACGCCGACGGTGTCGAACGCGGGCTCGGGCTCGCCGGGGAGATCGCCTTCGAGCTGGACGGGGCCGGGCACACGCTCCAGGTCGCCGTCGAGCCGGACGGTTCGCTCTGGGCCGTCTTCGCCGACGCCACCAGCGGAAACAGCAGTTACCGCTTCCGGTTCCTGCGGCCCGCCGCACCGGACGCCGAGGGTGCGGTGACCGTCGACTTCAACCGCGCGCTGCTGCCGCCGTGCGCCTTCGCCGACCACTTCATCTGCCCCTTCCCGCCGCCGGGCAACACCCTTCCGGTGGCCGTGGCGGCGGGGGAGCGGCAGCGGGCCGACGGCTGAGTTCTTTCGCGGGCTCAGGCCAAAAGGCACCCTTGCGCGCGAAGTTGACGCCTTGAATACTCCCGAGCAGCGCTTGTCAGGGGCACGGCGTATCCGGAATGCGGACGGATCGCCGTGTGCCCTGACTGCGCCTCACGGGCCCGACCACCCCACAGGCGGGCCCCCGATATTCCCCTCGGGAGGAATGACAGTGAGGATCAAGCGCACCACCCCCCTCAGCGGTACCGCCAGACGCACTCGGGCCGTCGCCATCGCGGCGGGCCTGGTGGCCGTAGGCGCCCTGGCCGCCCCCACCGCCCAGGCGAACTCCACCGGAACGTACAGCGCCAACCAGCTCGCCGCCGCCAGTGACGCCGTGCTCGGTGCCGACATCGCGGGCACCGCGTGGAGCGTCGACCAGAAGACCGGGAAGGTCGTGGTCACGGTCGACAGCACGGTCTCCGCGGCGGAGATCAAGCAGATCAAGGACTCCGCGGGCGGCAACGCGGGCGCCCTGCGCATCGAGCACACCCCGGGCAAGTTCAACAAGCTGATCGCCGGCGGTGACGCGATCTACGCCCCCGGCTGGCGCTGTTCCCTCGGGTTCAACGTCCACAGCGGCAGCACGTACTACTTCCTGACCGCCGGCCACTGCACCGACGGCAACCCGCCCTGGTACACCAACTCCTCGAACAGCACCTACATAGGCCCGACGGTCGGCTCCAGCTTCCCGACCAACGACTACGGAATCGTGCGCTACGACAACACCTCGCTCGCCCACCCGGGCAAGGTCGGCAGCGTCACCATCACCGGCGCGGCCAACGCCACGGTCGGCATGTCGGTGACCCGCCGGGGCTCCACGACCGGCATCCACAGCGGCACCGTCACCGGGCTCAACGCCACGGTCAACTACGGCAACGGTGACGTCGTCTACGGCATGATCAAGACCAACGTGTGCGCCGAGGGCGGCGACTCGGGCGGTCCGCTCTACTCCGGCAGCAAGGCCATCGGCCTGACCTCCGGCGGCAGCGGCAACTGCAGCTCCGGCGGTACGACGTTCTTCCAGCCGGTCACCGAGGCGCTGAGCGCGTACGGCGTCACCCTGAACTGACGCCCGGTCCCGTACGGACACATGGCCCCCGGTCCGCCGGGGGCCATGTGCGTGCGAGGGGATCAGCCTCTGCCCGCGCCCGCCCCGGCCGGTGCCACGCCGAAGATGTCCACCGCGTGGTAGTACGTCCAGGCCGTGGCGTCGCACGAGGTCCGCTTGGCGCCGGAGTAGGCGGCGCACACGCGCTTGAGGTCCGCGTAGAGCGCGTTGTCGAGCCGGGCCTTGTTGGCGGAGAAGGTGCCGGCGGCCTTGTAGTTCCGGTACCCGAAGTCATGGCGGGCGCAGGCCGTCTGGAACGGGAAGCCGAAGGGGTTGTCGGGCGAGGTACTGCAGTAGTCCGTCGACCAGTCGAAGCCGTACGCGGACCAGGCGCCCTTGTTGTTGCGGGCGGAGTTCCACGCGTTGTAGCTGGACGCGCTCGTCTGCGTCCAGGAACTGAGGACCTGGGGCTTGTCCGCGGGGGCCGCCGAGGCGGAGGCGGTGGGCAGCAGGGTGAGCGGGAGCGAGAGGCCGAGGGCGGCGAGCAGGGTGGCGACGCGACGGCGCATGGGCAACCTCCGTGGGGTGAGGGGCGGTTGGTGCGAACGCGCGGATGCGCGAGATCGCACCAGGATGCCGCCATGCACCTGTCACGCCTAGGGGCGTGCGGTGGCTGTCCGGTGTCGTGCGCCGTACCGGGTACGCATCAGCGGGCGCGCCGCCGCCCCAGCAGGCGGGCCTGCTCCTTCTTCAGTTCGGCGAATCCCCGCCGCGCGTACACGGCTATCTCCTGACTGGGGAACGGTACGACCGAGAGGTGCTGTTCATGATTGCCCCGCGACCACCGGGCGGCCGTGATCTCGTAACCCGAGACATGGGCGCACAGCTGGAGCAGGAGGGGCGGCATCACCGGCTCGCTCAGGAGGTCGGCGTGGGCGAGGACGAGATCGCGCATGGCCCGGATGTTCGGGAGGAAGACGCTCGTGACCCACAGCCGCCACTCGGCGAGTTCCTCCTCGGTGGGTGGCGTCTCGTGGACGAAGGGGGATCTGCCGTCGGGGCGGGCGTTGTGCTCCAGGAACGCGGCGAAGATGCGGCTGTTGGCCTCGGTGAGGGCCAACAGGGGGCCGTAGAAGTCGCCGAGCTGGCGGTTCACCCGGGCGAGGCGTTCCTGGCGCTGCGAGAGGCGCAGCCCGTTGAGATAGGTGAGGGCATAGCCGGCGAACGCGAGCCCGACGGTGACGGCCAGTGTGATCATGGGCGCCGATGCTAACCGGGGGACGCCTCCGCCGTCGCCGGTCGGTTCGGCTTTTTGCGCATCGCCGTCAGCAGCGTGCCGGCCGTGCCCGCCACCGCCCAGGCGGACAGGACCAGCAGGGGGCCGGTCACCGCGTTGCCGTGGAAGTACGCGATCGAGCGGGC from Streptomyces drozdowiczii carries:
- a CDS encoding phosphatase PAP2 family protein; translation: MRTDIFARLDREPEPPKIETPRMSRHRIALFGGTLAFYLAIVVAVLMSSWLVALDWKVMLFRPYQQWPEIHAALDYYVVLGQRGPTAVMVACWLGWRSWRQHTLRPLLTLGASLLLLNLTVGAVKIGLGRLGPHYATRIGSAELFAGGDIFPSGHTANAVVTWGILAYLAATPRARRYLSAMSAIVSLGVGLTTVYLGTHWLSDVLLGWAAGLLILLGLPWVEPLITRAEDWIFAARARLGAPGSRPAAPVPADDAPAPVPAVQPAAQPAVQPPAEEPAAQGPARGQAGRPPAANGRPRPHPAPATAHAVRSERSPVTPAGSRRPPHADRAPRGGTAPARPVAGG
- a CDS encoding MFS transporter, producing MTGTPTARIRLRAAADGANRWVVLVVLCLSLLLVALDATVLHVAVPAVTEDLRPSAAGLLWIVDAYPLVCASLLILFGTLGDRVGRRRVLLLGYALFGAASAVAALADSAGVLIAARALLGVGGAMIMPATLSILRQVFPDRRERAVAIGVWSAVAAVGAATGPVIGGFLVEHFWWGSVFLINIPLMALILPVGRLLLPESRGNDDGPWDVLGALMAAAGVLGVVLGVKRAGTGEGLAGPATLVPLLLGAVLLTAFVRRQKRRAHPLIDIGMFTRPAFSTAVGCIVLAMLALVGLELVAVQYLQLVLGLSPLETGLRLLPLTFAAMAAGATGSHTLRRFGPRRMVGWGFVLTAASVLTLTVMGRDDRPVLLAAAFVALGFGLQSTLFGAYESMLSEAPADRAGGAAAIGETSYQLGAGMGIALLGSVMNAAYTPGLAGLHADGVPASAAAGAARSLGEAYQQAAHLGGPLGAVLRTTARDAFIAGLHVTLLVSAGLLLLGALAALRLPRAMECAPKLCEPRDPAERPADAPPREAVDRPAAQPRVPARRRPGGAGSGHPGRPAHRVVTSARHRN
- a CDS encoding acyl-CoA dehydrogenase family protein; translated protein: MSTAPTSKLPPFDPRDPIGVDDLLGPEDLAIRDTVRTWAADRVLPHIAEWYENGELPGIRELARELGALGALGMSLQGYGCAGATAVQYGLACLELEAADSGIRSLVSVQGSLAMYAIHRYGSEEQKQRWLPGMAAGETIGCFGLTEPDHGSDPAAMRTYAKRDGEDWVLSGRKMWITNGSVAGVAVVWAQTDEGPAGTGIRGFVVPTDAPGFSAPEIRHKWSLRASVTSELVLDEVRLPADAVLPGVTGLRGPLSCLSHARYGIVWGAMGAARSSFEAAVDYARTREQFGKPIGGFQLTQAKLADMAVELHKGILLAHHLGQRMDAGRLRPEQVSFGKLNNVREAIEICRTSRTILGANGISLEYPVMRHATNLESVLTYEGTVEMHQLVLGKALTGLDAFR
- a CDS encoding cell division protein SepF, with product MGSVRKASAWLGLVEDNDERYYDDDEYAEGARTGTGQAWVTDPRVRVASETAEETGRRIATVTPDSFRDARAIGELFRDGVPVIMNLTSMDSADAKRVVDFAAGLIFGLRGSIDRVATRVFLLTPADTQVMNGEAVGRPADGFFNQS
- a CDS encoding DUF5685 family protein, giving the protein MAHLCGLCLALRSDHGQFARVVTNYDGLIVSVLTEAQAERTPAQRRTAGPCPLRSMRTAPVARGEGARLAAAVSLVLASAKVRDHVADRDGLLARRPVAAAARKVAASWDRAGARTGARLGFDTAVLVDAVDRQTGIELLAGPGTPLLTVTEPTETATAAAFAHTAILAGRPENAEPLAEAGRLFGRLAHLLDAVEDQEADAASGAWNPLTATGTSRAEARRLADDALKGVRLALADAEFTDGRLAHVLLTHELRRSVDRAFATDVCSHRSGGPLTVSGAPSGTVPTGSFGPPPGNPYAPTGPGGPSGPRPPEPPRDRRGLVMGCLVWAGLACTCQMCCGTFEDPWSRQRREGLCSQCDCGDCCDGCDACSNCCDCCSCCDGCDCGCDC
- a CDS encoding LLM class flavin-dependent oxidoreductase; its protein translation is MPPRTSAPRPALRPLHLAAEIGGPPRYDAAHHTGLARLAEGGALDFVTLGDSFARPGPDALAVLARVAPATRRIGLVPTVTATHTEPSRLSSAVATLDWVSRGRAGWRVGVSATEAEARLFGRRPAASAEDLWDGAGECAEVCARSWDHWEPPQGHPVVVIDGTPEPARAAAARHADVVLVRAATPERTAAIRDDVRRRAAAHGRDPDALLVFAALTVDLGDAETAPEPGLADEPPPADRGTYYRGGPVDLAALITRWYRAGAVDGFHLTPITPGRDLERIVNGTVALLQHRSLFRTFYPGGTLREHLGLARPARRYARAGAGV
- a CDS encoding LLM class flavin-dependent oxidoreductase, translated to MTAAPPRRMHLAAYVPGAGERAGFAWYERLARTAERGLFDFLLVAEGDAHGPDALTVLAALAAGTDRLGLAASTASGEPCEPARRLATLDHLSAGRAAWHAHPPAGGHPRAAEFAAAARALWDSWTPDGSPRPVSHRGRYFAVEGEFTVERCPQGHPVTVLAGDSPEDRELAASTADVVLVPHTTFDEARARYAEVKGRLAAHGRAHDELKVLLRVALVLGDNDDNDINDAREPFTGGPDALAALLTEYVAEDAADGFVLVAHGPGGLDDFVDRVVPLLQDRGAFRRTYNGSTLRSHLGIAAPVWKG
- a CDS encoding DUF1684 domain-containing protein gives rise to the protein MSTHAQQQAAREWERWHEERTATVSAPYGPLSLTGTHWLADYPEGRIPAVPGRWREEGGALVLDAAPEDGLTVDGKPFAGEVRLGADRGPVDASRAAHEGRRLVVLSREGLWAVRVFDPESPARRAFRAIEATPYEPRWAVPGTFRPYPDARTVRVENADGVERGLGLAGEIAFELDGAGHTLQVAVEPDGSLWAVFADATSGNSSYRFRFLRPAAPDAEGAVTVDFNRALLPPCAFADHFICPFPPPGNTLPVAVAAGERQRADG
- a CDS encoding S1 family peptidase gives rise to the protein MRIKRTTPLSGTARRTRAVAIAAGLVAVGALAAPTAQANSTGTYSANQLAAASDAVLGADIAGTAWSVDQKTGKVVVTVDSTVSAAEIKQIKDSAGGNAGALRIEHTPGKFNKLIAGGDAIYAPGWRCSLGFNVHSGSTYYFLTAGHCTDGNPPWYTNSSNSTYIGPTVGSSFPTNDYGIVRYDNTSLAHPGKVGSVTITGAANATVGMSVTRRGSTTGIHSGTVTGLNATVNYGNGDVVYGMIKTNVCAEGGDSGGPLYSGSKAIGLTSGGSGNCSSGGTTFFQPVTEALSAYGVTLN
- a CDS encoding phospholipase; this encodes MRRRVATLLAALGLSLPLTLLPTASASAAPADKPQVLSSWTQTSASSYNAWNSARNNKGAWSAYGFDWSTDYCSTSPDNPFGFPFQTACARHDFGYRNYKAAGTFSANKARLDNALYADLKRVCAAYSGAKRTSCDATAWTYYHAVDIFGVAPAGAGAGRG